From Haliotis asinina isolate JCU_RB_2024 chromosome 8, JCU_Hal_asi_v2, whole genome shotgun sequence, a single genomic window includes:
- the LOC137295439 gene encoding calmodulin-like isoform X3, translated as MADQLTEEQIAEFKEAFSLFDKDGDGTITTKELGTVMRSLGQNPTEAELQDMINEVDADGNGTIDFPEFLTMMARKMKDTDTEEELREAFRVFDKDGNGFISAAELRHVMTNLGEKLTDEEVDEMIREADIDGDGQVNYEEFVKMMTAK; from the exons ATG GCAGACCAGCTGACAGAGGAACAGATCGCTG AATTCAAAGAGGCCTTCAGCCTTTTCGACAAAGACGGCGATGGCACCATCACAACCAAAGAGTTGGGAACCGTCATGAGGTCACTGGGTCAGAACCCAACAGAGGCAGAGTTGCAAGACATGATAAACGAAGTAGATGCTGATG GAAACGGAACAATAGATTTCCCAGAATTCCTCACCATGATGGCGCGGAAGATGAAAGATACGGATACCGAAGAAGAACTAAGAGAAGCATTCCGAGTGTTCGACAAGGACGGCAACGGTTTCATCAGTGCAGCTGAGTTGAGGCATGTCATGACAAACTTGGGCGAGAAGTTGACGGACGAGGAAGTTGATGAAATGATCAGGGAAGCAGATATTGATGGTGATGGACAAGTAAATTATGAAG
- the LOC137295439 gene encoding calmodulin-like isoform X2 encodes MLADQLTEEQIAEFKEAFSLFDKDGDGTITTKELGTVMRSLGQNPTEAELQDMINEVDADGNGTIDFPEFLTMMARKMKDTDTEEELREAFRVFDKDGNGFISAAELRHVMTNLGEKLTDEEVDEMIREADIDGDGQVNYEEFVKMMTAK; translated from the exons ATGTTG GCAGACCAGCTGACAGAGGAACAGATCGCTG AATTCAAAGAGGCCTTCAGCCTTTTCGACAAAGACGGCGATGGCACCATCACAACCAAAGAGTTGGGAACCGTCATGAGGTCACTGGGTCAGAACCCAACAGAGGCAGAGTTGCAAGACATGATAAACGAAGTAGATGCTGATG GAAACGGAACAATAGATTTCCCAGAATTCCTCACCATGATGGCGCGGAAGATGAAAGATACGGATACCGAAGAAGAACTAAGAGAAGCATTCCGAGTGTTCGACAAGGACGGCAACGGTTTCATCAGTGCAGCTGAGTTGAGGCATGTCATGACAAACTTGGGCGAGAAGTTGACGGACGAGGAAGTTGATGAAATGATCAGGGAAGCAGATATTGATGGTGATGGACAAGTAAATTATGAAG
- the LOC137295439 gene encoding calmodulin-like isoform X1: protein MSLCLLQADQLTEEQIAEFKEAFSLFDKDGDGTITTKELGTVMRSLGQNPTEAELQDMINEVDADGNGTIDFPEFLTMMARKMKDTDTEEELREAFRVFDKDGNGFISAAELRHVMTNLGEKLTDEEVDEMIREADIDGDGQVNYEEFVKMMTAK from the exons ATGTCCCTCTGTTTATTACAGGCAGACCAGCTGACAGAGGAACAGATCGCTG AATTCAAAGAGGCCTTCAGCCTTTTCGACAAAGACGGCGATGGCACCATCACAACCAAAGAGTTGGGAACCGTCATGAGGTCACTGGGTCAGAACCCAACAGAGGCAGAGTTGCAAGACATGATAAACGAAGTAGATGCTGATG GAAACGGAACAATAGATTTCCCAGAATTCCTCACCATGATGGCGCGGAAGATGAAAGATACGGATACCGAAGAAGAACTAAGAGAAGCATTCCGAGTGTTCGACAAGGACGGCAACGGTTTCATCAGTGCAGCTGAGTTGAGGCATGTCATGACAAACTTGGGCGAGAAGTTGACGGACGAGGAAGTTGATGAAATGATCAGGGAAGCAGATATTGATGGTGATGGACAAGTAAATTATGAAG